caGATTTTAATTCCattcggttttggttttggtttcaAACTGaccttttttatttaatttaaaaggaTTATATTACTTAAAATATTACAGACCAATCTCAACGTCTCAAAACAAGTCAGGATGTGTAAGATGAATTAAACTCACATACATAGAAGTGGGGCAGGACACTTGGTTTTGGGCTGGTAATCTGGAAGCAGAATATACCACGAATGGGCTTACAAAGATGCTAATGCAGCGGACGGTGTACGAAGAATGTTTTGTCTTAAAGTGGGTTTCGTGGGTTCCGACGAAGTGTATGATTATGGTGTGGAGAGCGGAAATGGATAGGATCCCAACAAAAGCGGCGTTAGTCAAGCGAAATATTGGCATTACGGATACGAGATGTCCCTGGTGTAATTGTTATGAAGAAACGGTGATGCATGTTTTGTCTGATTGTTTAATCGCTACCAACGTTTGGGATGAGATTGGTAGATGGTGCCGCTTAGACCCGATTTATGCGTTCGAGATTAAGGATCTGTTAGAAGTGTACAAGTCGATGAACGGAAGCAAGAAGGGGAAAAAGATTGTGCACGGGATTGTCATTGTCACCATGTGGTCGATGTGGAAAGCGAGGAATGATTCGATTTTTAATGGGAAGCGGCCTAACGTGGAAAACATCGTGGCGAGTGTAAAGTCTATCACGTTTTTATGGGCTAAAGTAGATTAAAATGTAATAGGGTTGTTTGGAAGGATTGGTGTCGTTTTCcattgtatatgttgtaattgttGTGTGAGCCGTCGGTCTTTGATTTGAAGTCCGGTTTTGGCGTTTTGTAAATGAAagctttttttccaaaaaaaaaacaagttattgCGAATAACTCTTCATTCGATTTGATACTTTTCTCATCTCTAAAATAAAGAGAACATATTGTTGTTGGAAACCAGGTCTTCTTTGATATAATCAACAATAAATTTAACACGAAAGAATACTTTGATTAGAATTGAAGGTGCATAAACCCTGCATTATaacccctatttatactaaacaatCCCTTAGAGAACAAGTAACCTACTTCTATATGGAAACCAAACAAAATAAAACTAGTATTTCCTAAATCTTCttcctaaaataaaataaaatacaaataaaataaaCCATTTAAATCCTTCATCTTTTAAGATTGACAAGATTAGTTCCAACACATATGATGAATATGTGTTAATCGTGTAAATACTAAAAAAATGATTAGCGGAAAACAAAAGAGAAACcacaattttcaaaatttttcctGGTCTTTCGTGTGTTCGTCTTCAAGCTTCAGGCTACATTCATTAAATGGATTTCGTTTCGTAAATGCCAAAGTGGCGAAGTGGCTCAAAATGGTTGAGCGTTTAAAGTTGAACGGATCTTGAAGTGTTGAACAAAGATTTGTCTTCGAGTAGTTTGACCAAGTCTCGAACATTCGCCTTCAAGCTTCAAGCCAGGGGCGGAACTAATTAAGAatgagccgtagcacgggctacggctcaaccccgtaTTCGTATTCGCAGTGTAATTTTTTTTCCGATTTTATACATAGCCTACCCAAAAACATATACGAGGATACCCCTAAAGGAAAATTATGAAACTTGATATTATTCACTAAGCCCAAAACATGTTTAGTAACAAAGCCTAAATAATTAGTTTTATGATAATTAAGCCCAAATTGTAATAACTAATAAAGCTCATATGATAGAATAAGTGATCTTGTGCATCTTATGGTTGAAATGGGAACACATAGTTCTTGTCCTTTGgttttaccggttgcaaccgcaaacattgaaagatgttttttgaaaattgaagattatcaagacggatttacgcaatcgaatgggcccGTAATTTTTGAACAATGCCATGTTTGTGTGGTCGAAAAGGATTTTTTCataaagtaaaagacgacgatgtgatggaacgatttcaatcTATGAAAAAAGAAGAGGCCAAATCTATTAgttatttgtttaatttatttatttattgtcttttttttaatattgtatgattacacggtaaaaaaaaatttaggatacccctgatttaataggctagttccgccactgcttCAAGCTATGTTCATGAAACGGATTCCCAGATCTTGATAGCTTGAAAATAGACTGGATCACTCATGCATTCGAGTTCCAAAGTGTCGAACGAGAATGCTTCAATTGTCTCGCAACTTACTAACTTAGTCTTCATAATAGAAAAAAGCCCATGTTTAATGAATTGTACATATAGACAAATCCATAGTCCAATATATAGGAATTCGGTTTTCATGACTTAATCTGAATTAAATTTCTTAAAACCAAATAACTAATTCGGCTCGGTTGCAATGCGGTTTGATATTAAACATTTCAATTTGGTATTTGGTTTGTAACCAAATATTGAGAAGGACCTCAAGATCATATTCAATCATTGTTATAAGAAATTTTGGTGGATCTATATTAGTTTTATGTACTAGGTGCAAACCTAATATCACATGAGAAAAATAAGTATACGTTTATATATAAGTCTATGAGATACTCCCTCTCTTGCCAATTAGTTCTAGACTGAAAACCACATGTAAACTTATAATTAAGTTTACTAAGTAATAGGTCATATCAAGTGGTATCAAAGCTAAAATTTAGCTCAAGTGTGGATGGTGCACTTAGTGTAACCCCAATTTGAAACAATTCAACTATAGACTGTAGATCATTCAATTGTTAGGTTGCAACCTATGTTAAACATATAATTGGTCCGATGTCCAAGTGAAATAACTTATTAAATATCATTATAACTTAGTGTGTATTTTAAAATGTTATATCTAATCCGAACAATTTTTTTGGATGTATTATTATGTAGCAGTTTACTTTATCATAATTGATGAAAAATAACATTTTAGAAAGGAAGACTataaaaattagttttttttttctttataaaggAATAAATTAAGTGGTATGAATATTTTCCATTATTATATACGCATGTGTTTGTTTCCTTCTACCATGACTAGCATTGTCCCTAACATGGATGCCAGTCATAGACGAATATAAAAACATAACCAAAAGAATCTTCTAATTTTGTTTGTCATATGATAATAGACGTGCATCATGCATGTATCATTAGTGAGAATTacttaaaaacaatttttttaaataatgtaaaataGCCAAATAGGTAATTACAAATAACaactttttttataattaatttatgAAACACAAATGTTTATAGAATAGATGAGGGTAAAGATCagataggaagttaattttcgctagaaAGGATAGGAAGCAATCTCAGCCGTTCATCatctttttttaaatttttggacGCGTGGGCTTTTTCGTCTTTTTACATTATCATATCTTCGTTCTAATTTATAGATTCTGTTACTTCTTTTCATAGTTCATCACTCTCATAACAGAATTGAAGATTCCATAAACCTAAATCGCCACCGATCGCAAATTCACCTCTTTTCAAACATTAATCTTCTTTCGTTTGTCAATTCGATAACTTCAATGTCTTCGTCAGACTCTGCTGGTATGTTTAGCTTCAATTTTGagttattttttgttatttttgtccAAATTTCATTGTTTTACGTTTTATAATTCGTGTTTCTGTAATTAATATTTGATATTTCATAAGCttaattgttattgttgtataatttaacataatttgtttgttttgtttctcCATCATTTTATTGCGTTTTAGTTAAGAGTTGCGTTTTATgatattaattaaattatatgCATACAAACTTGTAGTTTAAGATTTATGTAATATAAAGCTATATAAAGCTATAACTGTTATTGTTGTACAATTTTTGTTTGTTCATCACTGGATGCGTTTTACTGAATGTATTGCGTTTTATTCTTTTATTGATAATAGTTCATATACAAACCTTAAAGGTCTGTATTTCTAAattattattaacatattttgagatTTAACAGTAAACACATTATTATATAGGTTGTATTGCGTTTTATGATTTTTTGTAAAGTGTTTCAGATCACATGATGCGTTTTACTGAACGTATTGCTTTTTATGCTTTTTAtgcttttataaactttaaagttttgtattttttaaatttttattaagATATTTTTAGTTTTATCAATAAAAACATTATTCTGTAAGAGGTATTGCGTTTTATAGTCTTTTTAATTGTTTCAGATAACATTTCCAAGTGGGAGGAACGTGTATGCATAAACAGTGGAAGAAAGTTTTTCAAACCTAAAGTCAGTGGATCTATTACACCTGCTGTTGGAATGCTTTTTAAGTCATTTGATGAGGCATTTGCATTTTATCAGAGATATGCACGTGCTGCAGGTTTTTCTGCAAGAAAAAAATACCTCTTAGAAAAATTTTGGTGGTTTAGtaaaaataagatatattgtCTGTTCAAAAGAAGGATTTCATGTTAGCAAAGAAAtagattctggttcagttgagaaTAGTAAAAAGATTGTTAGACGTAATAGAGGTTCAAAATGAGTTGGATGCAATGCTCATGTGAAACTAATATTAGAGAACAATAATATGTTTAAAATCTACTACTTTGAAGAAGAACATAATCATATCTTTGTTGAAGATGAAGATATTCATTTCTTGCCGGCTGCCAGAAGTATCGATTATGTGAAAGAAAGTTTTATATCTGGATTGTCTGCAATCAATATTGGACCTGTTAAAGCATTCAATATTATGAAAACAATGTATGGTGGTTTTGGTGAAGTTGGAGCTAGTAAAGTTGATTGTAAGAATTATAGAAGGGATTTGAATCTTTACATCGGAGAGTATGATGCAGAAATGGTAGTTAGGTGTCTTATTAGGAAGAAAGAATGTTGTCCTGGTTTCacatgtgattatgttattggtgaagatagaagattgaaaGGGCTTTTCTGGGCTGATGAgcaatcaaaaaaaaattatacagtGTTTGGTGACATATTTGGTTTTGATGCTACTTATAAATCAAACAAGTAAGTTTTTTTTGATTTATTGCGTTATATATTCTATTGCGTTATATATCATTTTCTAATTTTTCTAAtgcttttttaatttgttttttattcAGGTATGATTTGGTTTTTGTACCATTTACTGGTATTGATAATCATTTTAGGAATGTCACATTTGGTGGTGCATTACTTGGTTCGGAGACTGCAGATTCGTATAGATGGCTTTTAAGATGCTTTGTTAATGCTTTTGGAAGTGAGCCTAAAGTTGTTGTTACTGATCAAGATGCTGCAATGAAGAGAGCTATTAAGGATGTACTTCCAAGAAGTAGGCATAGGTTATGTATGTGGCATATATGGGAGAAATTGAAGACAAAGGTATTAACTGCGTTTTATGATATAACAAACTGCAATTTTATAATTGTTTTATTATTGCGTTTTATGTATTATACAATAAGATCCTCTAACATTTTTATCAATAGAATTACAAAACAATTGCGTTTTGCAATCAATGCATTATGTTTATCATTTTCAATATATTGGTTTTTAAATTATTGCATTTTATGTTTAATGATTTTATAACTTTTTATTCAGGTTGGTCCTGTTTTGTCAGCAAACACTGATTTTAATACAAGAATGACTCATGTTGTTTGGAATGATACTATTATTCCAGAAGATTTTGAAACTGAGTGGCATTCAATAATGTCTACTTTTGGATTGGAAAATCATGAGTGGTTAAAAGACATGTACGATCTTCGATTTGATTGGATTCCTGCTTATTACCATGGAGAGGATTTGGCTGGGCTTATGCGTACTACGTCAAGATGTGAAAGCGAGAATTACTTCTTTGGTCAGATTTGCAATCCAAGATGTACACTTGTTGAATTTTTCACTCATTTTGAGACTGCAATGGATATTCAAAGGCATGAGCATAGGAGGAATGATCATGATACAAGGTATATTGAGTGTAAACCTTGGAGTGACTTTGTATTGGAGAAACAAGCATCAGAAATATATACCCAAACAATTTTTAAGGATATTCAGATTGAAATTGATGCTGCTATTACAAAGTGTATGTCAAAGTCTGTTAATACTGTGGGTGATGTTCAATATTTTGAAATAAAGGATTTCAGACAGCCATGCACTTCTTTTTTCAaggtatttttttaaatttatattgtttaaatatctattgcgttttatttttcatgttttattGCATTTTAACATTATATGATCATATGGTTATATctgtattatatttattattcattgtgttttataTTACATTTCACTAATTTTATATAGCTTTTTAATCTTATTTACAGGTGCAATACAGCAAAGAAGAAGATGGTTTAAGTATAAGTTGTTCTTGCAAACGGTTTGAACAATTTGGTATGTTGTGCCGCCATATATTTTACGTATTACGGTATGAGGATATAAGTGAGTTTCCTAGAAGATATGTTCATAGAAGATGGATGAGTGATGTTGTTTCAGTGGGATCAAATCATTCCAATATTCGATTTGATGAAATTGGTAGGAATAGTGAAATTgataaagtttatagagaaatcGTTGTTGCAAATGAGTATGTTGTTAATAGGCTGGTTGGCGATTTAGATGAACTGTGTCGTTACAGGGAtcatattaaaagttatattgaTAAAACGGATGAGGTTATGGTTGCTGCGCCGCCTCCTAGTCGCAAAGAAAGATTTGCTGATATTGGAGGGAACATAGAAAAATCAGATTCTATGATTCGTGTCCCGATCAAAGTAAGGATCAAAGGATGCGGTGTACAAAAAAGGATCAAGTCTAATCGTGAGATTGCAATTCAGAAATCATCAAAGATCCAGAAATCGTGCCGTGTATGTGGTGGAAAAGGACATAACAGTCGAACATGTAAAGATAAGGTTTCTTCTAATGCTATAGGTTCTAGCAATGCAATGTAATTATGTATACAAATTCTGTCAAAATCAGATatcaataagtaaaaaaaaattgtcattGCGTTTTATGATGTATAGGTTTCATCTCTTTTTGTTACTACGTTTTGAGATATCCTTCAtaaatatcagtttgttttgttTAATTGTGTTTTATGATAACAACAATATATTGTTATTGCGTTTTATACATAGAACAATCATAACAAGAAATGCAAGTGGTTATCATAAACATTGCGTTCTATTCATAGAACAATAtattttaaattgttttttttattattgctttTTATTGTAACACAGATCATATatcaaattaaacaagaaatgatGAGAACCCTAAGCTTCCATCAGGGATTTCTAAATCACTTATCAGCTTTTTTTGGTTATTCCGTTATATACATAGAATAATACAATATACTTTAAATGGTATTTGTTGATTATTGCGTTTTATTATCATACAGTTCATACataaaattaaacaagaaatgcaATTGGATATAATAAACATTGCGTTATATAGATGATGATAGTTTTTAAACCCACAAACATGATGTTTTCAAACcacaaaattaaagaaaaattacTAGCATGATCAGCTTCATGGATCAAAGTTTGTTTCTTCATCGGATGAGAACCCTAAGCTTCCATCAGGGATTTCCTCATCACTTTCAGATTCAACCCAAAGTTCAACCTTTGAGACTACTGCGTTTTGGAGCTTCTCTGCAAATTTGCTACCAGAGTTGTTGATGATTGGTATTTCAGATAACTGATTCCAAAACTTTAGATCCTCACTTCTAGATATGTCCTTTGGGTCATACATCTCCACTTCACCATCGTCCCAAGTCACTGAAACTTTGAAAGTTTCCTCAATGAACTCCCAAGATGTAACCTGGGCATCTTCAGTTGCAGTTTGATTCGGATCACCATATCTCTTGTGTAGAATTCTGAACAGTGCGGCTGTTTGATTTGTGTAACAAGAAGGTGGTATACCTATTTCGTTCattcttttcaaaacattttcattgCAGTTATGAAGAACAGAAGCAACGGaatggtattttattttttttccatcAAGGAATTGAAGAACGAAATTGCCTCTTTTAACCCACCAAACTGATAGTTGTGGATTAGccattttagggtttgtgtgtgttgggtATTTGATGTATTTTTTGTGTATGATGAGAGCAATGTGAAAATAGTTTAGGGTTTCTGTTCTTATATATTGGTAGAGGAATTTGAATCAactattttaataataaaaatgattattttttatttttttctttgaatTGAATATTTAATCATACACAGTATTTGGTATTAGGAATCCAAAAGGCTTTTTAAGGCTTTTGGTCTAATCAACTGTATCAATTTCTATCATACAGTATTCATATattgtatattattttattttttttataacatttCATTTTAGAagattataatatattatttttattattgtcCTTATTGTAATTatgtttttaatttgttttttgtgttataaaaattttaaaaaaaattgcattGCGTTATAAATTATATTGCGTTATATGTTTGGAAATGAATAATTAGAAAAAAACGTTGCGTTTTATATTCAAaacatattaaaattaaaattgacaATGTTGAGTTATAGCATACTATTAAAATGTTGCGTTTTAtaaattgtatatatattttataaatttttttcaaaataatgTTTAAATAATTTTAAATGATACATATTGCGttttaaaataacaaacaaataagtGCATTTTAATAATATCATCAAAATATTGCGTTTTATAATAAGTAGCATTTCTAAATCAAAGTAACTAGCAAGATCAAGAAAATAATGAGTTATATTAAAAACATGCTAAATGaaaaaacattgcgttttataataagtagcatttcaaaatcaaagtaaaccagCAAGAGAAAGCCTGTCTTTAATCCTATCTAAACTAGTGTCATAGGATTGTTTTTTAAGTTTCGCACTGAGGTCTCGAAACTTCTTTGAGTCCTCAATAACATAATCTCTTTGTTCGTTGATTTCGTGCAATAATATTTTCGCGATGAACTTTCTTCTTAAATCTTCAAGTTGTGCGGTCTGCTTGTTGACTGGTTTTTTGTTTTTACCCCTTGCAGGTTCTTCATACTCCACGTTAAACCCACAATCCCATTTTTCGACCGGTTCTCCATGATAACATTCCATATGATGCATAGTGAATATACCACAGTCAATGCCATTATATTGTGTCCTCCATTTCATCTGCATTCTAACAGGGGTTATTCCCTTTATATCATCTGCTTTTTCATGTCCAACAGATTTAAGGTAAGCTGCCAAAGCATTCCTCTAcagaaaaaacaaaacaaaacaaaaagattAGGTGGTTTATATTGGTGTTTTAAAAGCATAAGTAAGAATACTTACTGTATTTTCAGGCACATCCCCATATTTAgctttatttgtttcttttttgGCACTGTTGTcaatgatgaatatttgtttcTCTTCAAGATTGAAGGAGATCACAAAGAAATGCTGTATATAGAGAATCGGGACAAGGATAATTTTAAAATCCTTTATGTTTTTTAGCTTTGCACCTTGAAGAATTTTTTCTATGTTCATTGTGAATGCTTCTATTATCTTTTCTTTATTTGTTTCTTCCTTATCATTCAAAGGAAAAGCCTGCgtaaaattaatcaaattaacatattattgcgttttatgaaGTTAATAAAACATACAGCTGCGTTTTATGAAGGTAATAAAAAATACAACTGCGTTTTATAAAACTTCATTCAAACAAAGTAagcattgcgttttataaaactTCATTCAATCAAACTTCAAAATACTTCATTATACGAATACAGAAAAATTGAGTTTTATATATCATACCAGCATTCGAATAGTACAGAAAAATCTTGGAGTTTTGTTGTCTTTtgatcttcttttttcttcttcattcaaaATATATGACCAACAATTGATTACTTCTCCGGTGATTTCCAATCCTGGCCTCATTGTTTCAACAGCATATCTATATAGAAATACATGATCTTTAATTTCAAAGAGAGTATCCCtgcaaaaaaaaataattataattaaattataatttttttttatttttgtttttttgttttagtgtatataaatgaatttttacatCATTTCTCCTTCTGCATGGAAAGCATATCCCGATATGTTGTTTTCGTGTGCCGTTCTTGCTTCCTTCATTGCTACTTGTCGTAGATAGTACGGTGAACAAAATACTTCTGGTACATTTTTCTCTCGATCAGGTCGTACCATCCTTGTGATTATTTCTTCTGTTTTGCTTATATCTGTTgttggttgttcttgatgaacTGATTTTGCAGGTGTTTTATACGGATCTTCTTGTGGGTTGAGGAATGATGTGTTTTGAATTAGATCACTGATTTGCTTTTCAGTATTATCCTGTTCTTCAATTCTATCAAACATTGTTTGTATTCCAGTAATTTGAACATCTTTTTCGATTGATCTAttttcagattccgcttgaattttGGTTTGTGCAGCGTGAGGAGTAGCATCAACTTCAACTTCATTTTCATCAACATTTGAAGACAACTGAGAAATTTTCAAATCAAAGGATGGTACCTCATTATCCTGAATTttcttttgatttgatttttttcttcttcatttgtCTTTTTGATCATCTCCAACATTAATGATGGAGTTTCTTCGCTAAATGATGATTGTTCCATTGAAGGTTTTTCAATGTGTGTTTGCAGAATAGATGCAGGGTCATTGTTACTGGTTTTTTCTGGATTGGAGGACTGGACTACAACTGTGTTATCCTCATTGCGttttgcatcatcatcatcattgcgtTTTATAATCAATGGAGTTGAAATGATTTGATTTTCAGTGTCTTCATTTTGGCTCAAATTTAGAAATCTTGATGGTGTTTCCATCATAGTAGAATCAATATTAACTTTCTTGTGCTTTTTTTGCTTGATGGTTTAATTTTTCATCAATGACACCCATTCGTTTACTTTGTTATGAAGAGCTTCACTTTTTGGATATTCTTCGACAATCTCATCTATACGTGATTGGATGTTTTCGAAAATTTCTTCAATTCCTTTTAAATAATCATCCAAAACAGTCACAAGATATTCTTCATGTGATTTTTTATCTTCAATGTTCTTCATATTTTCATCGCCACTTTTTGTTGAATGAATGTCAGAAAGACCTTCACTTTGATTTTGTGATGGCATGAAATTACGCAGTCGGCTTTGACTGTCTACccacattttatctttatttcCTATTGATGGTTTAATGAAGAATTGCCCCCATGATCCTCCACTTTCTGTTTGTGTTTTCTCAGTTTCATTGGTTTTAATTGGGCTGTTTTGAACATTTTCCTGATTCTCTTGATCAATCCAGTCTGTTGCAGCTTTAAGTAATGTGATTGGTTGTTCTTCAGCATCgtcttcatcattttcttcagattcattttcaaaaatt
The Helianthus annuus cultivar XRQ/B chromosome 6, HanXRQr2.0-SUNRISE, whole genome shotgun sequence genome window above contains:
- the LOC110906995 gene encoding uncharacterized protein LOC110906995, which produces MLMQRTVYEECFVLKWVSWVPTKCMIMVWRAEMDRIPTKAALVKRNIGITDTRCPWCNCYEETVMHVLSDCLIATNVWDEIGRWCRLDPIYAFEIKDLLEVYKSMNGSKKGKKIVHGIVIVTMWSMWKARNDSIFNGKRPNVENIVASVKSITFLWAKVD
- the LOC110906997 gene encoding protein FAR1-RELATED SEQUENCE 5-like; the protein is MSSSDSADNISKWEERVCINSGRKFFKPKVSGSITPAVGMLFKSFDEAFAFYQRYARAAENNNMFKIYYFEEEHNHIFVEDEDIHFLPAARSIDYVKESFISGLSAINIGPVKAFNIMKTMYGGFGEVGASKVDCKNYRRDLNLYIGEYDAEMVVRCLIRKKECCPGFTCDYVIGEDRRLKGLFWADEQSKKNYTVFGDIFGFDATYKSNKYDLVFVPFTGIDNHFRNVTFGGALLGSETADSYRWLLRCFVNAFGSEPKVVVTDQDAAMKRAIKDVLPRSRHRLCMWHIWEKLKTKVGPVLSANTDFNTRMTHVVWNDTIIPEDFETEWHSIMSTFGLENHEWLKDMYDLRFDWIPAYYHGEDLAGLMRTTSRCESENYFFGQICNPRCTLVEFFTHFETAMDIQRHEHRRNDHDTRYIECKPWSDFVLEKQASEIYTQTIFKDIQIEIDAAITKCMSKSVNTVGDVQYFEIKDFRQPCTSFFKVQYSKEEDGLSISCSCKRFEQFGMLCRHIFYVLRYEDISEFPRRYVHRRWMSDVVSVGSNHSNIRFDEIGRNSEIDKVYREIVVANEYVVNRLVGDLDELCRYRDHIKSYIDKTDEVMVAAPPPSRKERFADIGGNIEKSDSMIRVPIKVRIKGCGVQKRIKSNREIAIQKSSKIQKSCRVCGGKGHNSRTCKDKVSSNAIGSSNAM